From a region of the Janthinobacterium sp. 61 genome:
- a CDS encoding BMP family ABC transporter substrate-binding protein: MSKKLLCAAVCSAVLMPVMAAAPATAPLNVGFVYISPIGDAGWTTQHDQARKEMEKALGNKISTRFVENVPESADAERVIRDLAQTGSKLVITTSFGYMNPTLKVAKQFPNVKFIHLTGYKTAPNVANTNARFYEGRYLAGVLAGKMSKTHVAGYVAAFPIPEVLQGVNAFTRGMRSVDPKAEVKVVWVNSWFDPGKERDAAITLMGQGADVVTHHTDSTAVVQAAEEKGKFAIAYHSDMKKYGPKAQLAAVTHHWGEYYTKQAQAVLDGTWKSSSTWGGIKDGMVKLEGINAAVPADVKQFVLAREKDLVAGKLNPFSAPIKDNDGKMRLDKGVLDDAALTKMDYFVEGVAGKVSGK, encoded by the coding sequence ATGTCCAAGAAACTATTGTGCGCCGCCGTATGCAGTGCTGTTTTGATGCCTGTCATGGCCGCTGCACCCGCCACTGCGCCGCTGAACGTCGGCTTCGTGTATATCAGCCCCATCGGCGACGCGGGCTGGACCACCCAGCACGACCAGGCGCGCAAGGAAATGGAAAAGGCGCTAGGTAACAAGATCAGCACCAGGTTTGTGGAAAATGTGCCGGAAAGCGCCGATGCGGAGCGCGTGATCCGCGACCTGGCGCAAACGGGCAGCAAGCTGGTCATCACGACCTCGTTCGGCTACATGAATCCCACCTTGAAAGTGGCGAAGCAATTTCCCAATGTGAAGTTCATCCACCTGACTGGCTACAAGACGGCGCCAAACGTGGCCAACACCAACGCCCGTTTCTACGAGGGCCGCTACCTGGCTGGCGTGTTGGCCGGCAAGATGAGCAAGACCCATGTGGCCGGCTACGTGGCGGCATTCCCCATCCCGGAAGTGTTGCAAGGAGTTAATGCCTTCACGCGCGGCATGCGCAGCGTCGACCCGAAGGCGGAAGTGAAAGTGGTATGGGTCAATAGCTGGTTCGACCCGGGCAAGGAACGCGACGCGGCCATCACCCTGATGGGCCAGGGCGCCGACGTGGTCACCCACCACACGGACTCGACCGCCGTGGTGCAGGCGGCGGAAGAGAAGGGCAAGTTCGCGATCGCCTACCACTCTGACATGAAAAAGTACGGACCGAAGGCGCAGCTGGCTGCCGTCACCCACCATTGGGGCGAGTACTACACGAAGCAGGCGCAAGCCGTGCTGGACGGTACGTGGAAATCCAGCAGCACCTGGGGCGGCATCAAGGACGGCATGGTCAAGCTGGAAGGCATCAACGCTGCCGTGCCCGCCGATGTGAAACAGTTTGTATTGGCGCGTGAGAAAGACTTGGTAGCTGGCAAGCTTAATCCTTTCAGTGCGCCGATCAAGGATAACGACGGCAAGATGCGCCTGGACAAAGGCGTGCTGGACGATGCAGCG